A single Drosophila miranda strain MSH22 chromosome XR, D.miranda_PacBio2.1, whole genome shotgun sequence DNA region contains:
- the LOC108153304 gene encoding uncharacterized protein LOC108153304 isoform X2 — protein sequence MVLQNHNTVVARSTLTPNSSNHNFGSHSGMGRAPLNAGPSTQRPIVDLLVAMVAVPVLILCALQLEKNLRDNSVESRWLVFALGIGMLVISVIICGYVTHRMGVCIWAGPIDEAGNRPTNGAMSHINSQNDVLRIVDSLPPSYESVLKFELPPPSYDCLVIDIDLEQSKDMEPPQTSSKSSASRSISSTEAILHI from the exons ATGGTGCTACAGAACCACAATACAGTTGTGGCCCGTTCTACACTGACGCCGAACAGCAGCAACCATAACTTTGGTTCTCACTCAGGGATGGGCCGAGCTCCGCTCAACGCCGGACCTAGCACACAGCgtccgatagttgatctaTTGGTGGCCATGGTGGCAGTGCCCGTACTGATTCTGTGCGCCCTGCAGTTGGAGAAGAATTTGCGCGACAACAGCGTCGAGTCGCGCTGGCTGGTCTTTGCGCTGGGCATTGGAATGCTGGTGATTAGCGTGATTATCTGCGGCTATGTCACGCACCGTATGGGCGTCTGCATCTGGGCAGGGCCCATAGACGAGGCCGGCAATCGACCAACCAACGGAGCAATGTCGCAC ATCAACTCCCAAAACGATGTGCTGCGCATTGTGGACTCACTGCCTCCAAGCTATGAAAGCGTGTTGAAATTCGAGCTGCCGCCACCGTCCTATGACTGCCTGGTGATCGATATTGATCTGGAACAGAGCAAGGATATGGAGCCGCCGCAGACATCGTCCAAGTCGAGTGCCAGCCGATCTATATCCTCGACGGAAGCCATTCTACACATATAG
- the LOC108153304 gene encoding uncharacterized protein LOC108153304 isoform X1 — protein sequence MRPVYDLWLINAFDPSMVLQNHNTVVARSTLTPNSSNHNFGSHSGMGRAPLNAGPSTQRPIVDLLVAMVAVPVLILCALQLEKNLRDNSVESRWLVFALGIGMLVISVIICGYVTHRMGVCIWAGPIDEAGNRPTNGAMSHINSQNDVLRIVDSLPPSYESVLKFELPPPSYDCLVIDIDLEQSKDMEPPQTSSKSSASRSISSTEAILHI from the exons ATGCGGCCCGTCTATGACTTGTGGCTGATTAACGCCTTTGATCCCAG CATGGTGCTACAGAACCACAATACAGTTGTGGCCCGTTCTACACTGACGCCGAACAGCAGCAACCATAACTTTGGTTCTCACTCAGGGATGGGCCGAGCTCCGCTCAACGCCGGACCTAGCACACAGCgtccgatagttgatctaTTGGTGGCCATGGTGGCAGTGCCCGTACTGATTCTGTGCGCCCTGCAGTTGGAGAAGAATTTGCGCGACAACAGCGTCGAGTCGCGCTGGCTGGTCTTTGCGCTGGGCATTGGAATGCTGGTGATTAGCGTGATTATCTGCGGCTATGTCACGCACCGTATGGGCGTCTGCATCTGGGCAGGGCCCATAGACGAGGCCGGCAATCGACCAACCAACGGAGCAATGTCGCAC ATCAACTCCCAAAACGATGTGCTGCGCATTGTGGACTCACTGCCTCCAAGCTATGAAAGCGTGTTGAAATTCGAGCTGCCGCCACCGTCCTATGACTGCCTGGTGATCGATATTGATCTGGAACAGAGCAAGGATATGGAGCCGCCGCAGACATCGTCCAAGTCGAGTGCCAGCCGATCTATATCCTCGACGGAAGCCATTCTACACATATAG